The Stieleria maiorica genome includes the window GCGGAACTCGCCGAGAGTTTCGCACGTGGCAAAGTCTGGTAGCGGAACTCGCCGAGAGTTTCGCACGTGGCGGCGACGGCGCGCTGCGCAGGAGCCGAAAGCCTTGGCGGCTTCCGCTACGACAACCGCTCGAACGCTTCGCGGTACTTCGCCGCGGTTTGGCGGATGATGTCATCGGGCAGCGTCGGCGGGTCGCTTTGTTTGTCCCAGCCGCACTGCGAGAGCCACTCGCGGACGAATTGTTTGTCGAACGAGGGCTGGGCGGCGCCGGGGGCATAGACCGCTTCGTCCCAGAACCGCGACGAGTCCGGCGTCAGGACTTCGTCGATCAACACGATCTCGCCGTCGACCAGACCGAATTCAAATTTGGTGTCCGCGATCAGGATGCCACGCGAGCGGGCATGGTCGGCCGCCGCCGAATAGATCTTCAGCGTCTCCGTTCTCAACTGCAGCGCGAGGTCGCTGCCCAAGTCGGCGATCATCCGTCCGATGCTGACGTTCTCGTCATGGCCTTCTTCGGCCTTGGTTGCCGGAGTGAAGATCGGTTCGGGCAGCTTGTCGCATTGCCGCAGTCCCGGTGGCAGCTTGTTGCCGCAAACCTCGCCGGTCTCTTGGTATTCCCGCCATCCGCTGCCTTCCAGATAGCCTCGCGCGACGCATTCGAACGGCACGACCTCGGCTTTCTCGACCACCATGATCCGGCCTTCCAGCGGGCCGGTCTCGAACTTGGCCGACAACTCCGACGGGATCGAGGTGGATTTCAAGTGATGCCGCACGCCCAAGTGGTTGAACCAGAACGCGCTCATCTGCGTCAGCAAGCGGCCTTTGTCGGGGATGCCGCAGGGCAGGATGAAGTCGAACGCGCTGATGCGATCGGTGCTGACGACCAGCAAGCTCTCCCCCAGGTCGTACAGATCACGAACCTTGCCGCTCTTTCGTGGTAGCGGCAGATTCGTCTTCAGAAGCGCGCCGGCATCGTCGAAGTCGTACAACGGGTCGGTCCTCGGTTCGGCGGACTGCGTCACGGTGATTCTTGGGGGTTGGGGTGATGGCATCGCCGTTGACGGCCTGGTGATTTAATCAGCCGTATGGCGCGAGCCTACGGGCCCCAGTGCGTTTTCTTGGCATTGGTGGCCCGTACGCTAGCGCGAAACGGCTGAGCCCTCGTGTGATCGGAATAAACCGACAGGCCGTCGATCGGTTTCGACGGACCTGTCACAAGGCGATTCAGTTATTGTCGAGAATCCGACGCCGATCACAACCAGTGGAAATCCGCCGTGCTCGCAAGCGACACAATCAGTCGGTAAACTGTGGGCCGATCTGGATTCAGCCGGTCCGGATTCTGTCAATTGCGTCTTTTATCCCGCAACCGGATTGTTTGGCCCGCACCATGGGGCAATTCCATTTCGCTGTCCCATCCGATTCGACCCAGTTGTTGAAACAGACGCTGTGGAAAGATGCCTACATCTGTGGCATCGAGGGTGTGCCCTGGGAATGTAAGAACAGCGTCGACGGGGGCATCCTGTCGATTTCGCGTCCGGTCGACACGTCGGGCAAGCTGTATTTGACCTGCCCGACCAAGGGGCTGGGCTATCGCACACTTTCGACCTGTTCATTGATGCCCCACGAGCGACCGCATCCGCTGTATTTGGAACTGGCCCGGGGGAGCTGTTATCGGGCGCGGGAACAGTCCAGCAATTGGGAGCGGGCGGGTTTGGCGTTGGGAGACCGGTTCGGTGAGTTGGTCGCACGCGGGACCGCACAGTTTCTCGATGCGGCCGAGGCACGCGGTGACCTGGAGGAGTGTTCACGTCATGCGTTGCAAGCGATCGCGACCTTGGAACAAGCCATTGCGGATCTGGGCGAATCGTTCGCGCTTCAATCGATCGCCTATCGCAAGCAGCGCGAACCACAGTTGGGCACTCTGTTGGCCGGCAGCGTCTTTCCGCCCGCCCCGACACGCTCGCCACTCAGTCGGCGGTTTGAAAGCGCGTTCAATTGTGCCGCGGTTCGGTTGAACTGGGGGACGATCGAATCCGATGCCGGTCGGTTCGAATTCGAGGCCAGCGATCGAACGATTCATTGGTGCGGCGAACGCGGGCTTCGCGTCTTGGCCGGTCCGCTGGTCGATTTCCGCAAAGAGCTGATGCCGCCCTGGTTGTACTTGATCGAAGACAACTTCGATTCCTTCTTGCAATCGGTCACTCAATACACACAACGTGTCGTCGAGCGTTACCGCGGTTCGGTCCAGCTGTGGAACTGTGCCGCGGGATTGAACACGCCCGGCCCGGTCGCGTTGGATGACGAACAGGTGATGCGATTGGCCGTCGCCATCCTGCAGACCGTCCGTCGCATCGATCCCAACACGCCGGCGATCATTTCCTTCGATCAACCGTTCGGTGAATACCTGGCCAAACACCGCGACGGAATCTCCGCGTTGCACTTTGCCGACGCACTCGCGCGCAGCGGGTTGGGGATGGCCGGCATCGGGTTAGACGTACGATTGAACTACGCCCGTGATGCGACGCTGCCGCGGTCGGCGCTCGATTTCGGCCAGATGATCGATCGCTGGGCGACGCTGGGGTTGCCCATGCTGGTTCAACTGACGATCCCCGGCGGCTGTGGCGAAGATGAAAAAGCGATCGCCAAGCAATCGACGTTGATGACCGGTACGGATCGGGTGGAGTTGTCGGCCAACCAGCTTCGCACGGCCGGTCCGATCGTTCGCACGTTGCTGGCCAAGCAGGTCGTGCACGGCATCGTCTGGGACGGTTGGGCCGATAATGAAAAACATGTGCAAAGTCACGCCGGCGTGATCGATTCGCTGGGTGCACCGCGACCGATGTTGGATTACTTTGAACGGCTTCGACACGAACTTTTAGCTTGAGGCACCGCGATGAAATTGAATCCGATCTGGACCGCGCCACTTTGCCGGTCAAACGTAGCTACCTTCGCCAGAAGGTGGTTCCCCGCTGTGCTCCTCGCTCTGGCGAGCGTCACCGTCGCGACGGCCCAGGACGACGCGGCCGAGGAAGTCAAACCGACCGGCAAGGTCGAATTGGTTCAGGACGGATTCGCCTTCACCGAAGGCCCCGCCTGGGAACCGAAATCCAAGTCGCTGTTGTTCACCGACATCCCCAACACCGCCATCCATCGTCTCGCCCCCGATGGATCGATCACCCTGTTCACCGGCGATTCGAAACATACCAATGGGATCCTGATCCCCGCCGACGGACGCATCCTGGCATGTCAGATGGACGGGCAAGTCGTCCGCTATGACGATGACGCGAACGCGACCGTGTTGGCATCGCAGTACAACGGCAAACGCTTCAACGCCCCCAACGACTTGACCGTCGACGATGACGGCGGAATCTATTTTACCGACCCGCTGTTTCGCGCACCGACGCCGCTGCCCCAAACCGTTCAAGCCGTCTACTACATCGCCGCCGACGACACGGTCTCCCGCGTCACCGAAGGCTTGGCCGCGCCCAACGGCATCGGCATGTCGCCCGATCGGAAACGGCTTTATGTCTGCCCCAGCGGGCAGGCCGAGATGCTGGTCTACGACGTGACCGGACCCGGAAAGTTGTCCGCGCCGAAAACGTTTTGCACTCTCCAGCAACCCGAGGGCAAGTCGGGGACCGGCGCCGACGGGATCGCATTGGACGTCAATGGCAACGTCTACATCACCACCCACATCGGTGTGCAGATCTATTCGCCGGCCGGAAAGCAAATTGGCGTCGTCGCCTTCCCCGAGCAGCCGGCCAACGTCTGCTTCGGCGGCGATGATTGGAAAACAATGTTCGTGACCGCCCGCACCGGTCTTTACCGTGTCACCATGCCGATCCCCGGAATGCACTAACCATTATGCTTACCAGTTCCTTTGATCCCGATCATTTGTCCGAAAGTGTTTTCGCCGTGCCGCCGCTGGCGCGCGACAGTGAGGGCGAAGTCAGCACGTCGGAAAATGCCAAACTGATTCGGTTTCTCGAAGACGGCGGCATCCGCTCGCTGCTGTATGGCGGAAACGCCGTTTTCTATCACATGCGTCTAAGCGAGTATGCCAAGACGTTGACGATGCTTAGCGAAACCGCGGGCGATCAAACCAGTGTCGTGCCGTCGATCGGACCGGCCTACGGGTTGGCCGTCGATCAAGTCGATATCTTGCGTGAATACGACTTCGCCACCGCGATGCTGTTGCCCGCACGCGATGTCGTCGATCAACAGGGTGTCGCCACCGGGATTCGTCACCTGGCCGAACGCTACGGAAAGCCCTTGGTGTTGTATCTGAAGTTTGATCGCTGGTTGGACGCCAAGTGGGTCGACGCGTTGCACCGCGACGGGCTGATCTCCTGGATCAAGTACGCGGTCGTGCGCGATGATCCCAGCCAGGACGACTACCTGAACAAGATCCGCGACGTCTTCCCGTCCTCGCGGATGGTCAGCGGCATCGGCGAGCAACCGGCCATCGTCCACTTGCGGGATTTCGGCATCACCGGCTTCACCAGCGGCTGCGTGTGCGTCGCGCCGGCCCGCAGCATGGAAATGTTGCGCGCGATCCAGACCGGGGATTATGAAACCGCCGAGTCGATTCGGCAGTGGTTCTTGCCGCTAGAAGACTTGCGGAACATGTACAGCCCGATCCGTGTGTTGCACCATGCCGTCGCCGAAGCCGGCATCGCCGCTACCGGCCCGCTGCTGCCCATGCTCAGTGACCTCGATGAATCCCTGGTCTCCAAGATCCGCGACGCCGTCGCCGGCATGACAGTGGGGTAAGCATACCGCATGAGAGTGCCAGCGGGAAGCGTCAGCGAGCGGCAGGTGCGACTGCCAGCGGGACACGATACGACCTGTCGATAAATCGTGACGCGCACCTCGGCGCCCGACTCGGTTCATCCATTGGAGAAGAATTGGGCGACAGGAAAATCGGTGACAAGAAAATGAGTCGCTGGCTCGTGCTACTCCCAACCTATTTTCCTGTCACCCATTTTTTGTCTCATTTCCAAGCTTGCCCTTCCGCCTCGGCCAGATACTGATTCTTTAGTTTGACGTAGTTGGCCGGCGAGTACAGGAAGAAGCGGGTTTCTGGTTCGGTGATCGGGCGCAGTTGGCGGCACGGGTTGCCGACGTACACGAAACCGCTTTCGAGTGTCTTGCCCGGCGGGACGATACAGCCGGCACCCACGATGACTTCGTCGTGGATCACCGCCGCGTCGTTGACCACCGCCCCGTTTCCGATCAAGACACGGTTTCCGACTGTGCAGCCGTGCAGGATCGCGCGGTGGCCGATCACCACGTCGTCGCCGATCGTCAGCGGCCACCCGCCGGGGTTGAACTCGCTGTTGTGCGTCGTGTGCAGCACCGCGTTGTCTTGCACGTTGGTGCGATCACCGATCCGGATCGGTTTCAGGTCGCCGCGGATCACCGCCCCGGGCCAAACGGAAGCGTCATCGCCCAGCGCAACGTCTCCGATCACCGTCGCCGCCGGGTCGACATAAACACGCTGCCCCAGGCTCGGCGTGATCCCCCGGAAAGTTCGAATCGATAACGACATCAGCGCGTCCCACTCCACAAGCCAGAGAACAAATGGTTTGCCGCGCCGAGTCTATCGGATGCCCGCCCATCACAGCAATCCAACGCCCCAGGTTGAGCCCACACTATTTTCTTGTCTTTTCTCGTCTCTTCCCTCCATTTTTCTGCCCCCCATTTTTCTATCCTCCCCCATCCGCCCAGCACTTTTTCAGATTCTTTGAAACACCGACCTATCTCGCCCGCTTGGTTCTTCAGTCAAGAACAACGAATGCGGCGAGTGACTCGACGGGCTCCCGCCTTCTTCACAGAAACATCCCTGTCGAATCGCGTGAAGGAATAAAACCATGTTGAAACGAATCTTGTTTGCTGTCGCACCGCTCGTGATGATCTTTGGCACCGTCAGCGCCGACGACGACTTGCTGCAGTCGCTGGCCACGTTGGATTCCAATCTGATCGTCGCCGCCGATGCATCGGCCGAGGGCGTGGCGGAGGATCTGGACGAGTTCGGCCAGGCGGACGTCGACGCCTTGCTGGGCGAGGATGACAAGGACGAAGACGCGGTGGCGGCCTGCTTCCGCCGTGTCGGCTACGGCTACGGTTACTCGCCCAGCTATCGAAGCTACGGTTACAGCTACGGATACGGCTACAGCTACTACCGACCGACCTATCGCTATCACTGCTACCGACCGGTCAGCTACTCGTACTACCACCCGGTGACCTACCACGTCCCGGTCTACACCAGCTACTGGGCTTGCTACTGAGCCCAGGGACGACGATCCGGCCCGGTCGCTGCCCCGCAGCGACCGCAGCCGTGCGGTTTTTAAACCTGATATTTAACAGGCGTTTACGACTTCACCCTCCCTCTGGGCATTGGTGTCTACAAAAATCGGTCCGCGATTTAGGACA containing:
- a CDS encoding phosphoribosylaminoimidazolesuccinocarboxamide synthase, yielding MTQSAEPRTDPLYDFDDAGALLKTNLPLPRKSGKVRDLYDLGESLLVVSTDRISAFDFILPCGIPDKGRLLTQMSAFWFNHLGVRHHLKSTSIPSELSAKFETGPLEGRIMVVEKAEVVPFECVARGYLEGSGWREYQETGEVCGNKLPPGLRQCDKLPEPIFTPATKAEEGHDENVSIGRMIADLGSDLALQLRTETLKIYSAAADHARSRGILIADTKFEFGLVDGEIVLIDEVLTPDSSRFWDEAVYAPGAAQPSFDKQFVREWLSQCGWDKQSDPPTLPDDIIRQTAAKYREAFERLS
- a CDS encoding endo-1,4-beta-xylanase: MGQFHFAVPSDSTQLLKQTLWKDAYICGIEGVPWECKNSVDGGILSISRPVDTSGKLYLTCPTKGLGYRTLSTCSLMPHERPHPLYLELARGSCYRAREQSSNWERAGLALGDRFGELVARGTAQFLDAAEARGDLEECSRHALQAIATLEQAIADLGESFALQSIAYRKQREPQLGTLLAGSVFPPAPTRSPLSRRFESAFNCAAVRLNWGTIESDAGRFEFEASDRTIHWCGERGLRVLAGPLVDFRKELMPPWLYLIEDNFDSFLQSVTQYTQRVVERYRGSVQLWNCAAGLNTPGPVALDDEQVMRLAVAILQTVRRIDPNTPAIISFDQPFGEYLAKHRDGISALHFADALARSGLGMAGIGLDVRLNYARDATLPRSALDFGQMIDRWATLGLPMLVQLTIPGGCGEDEKAIAKQSTLMTGTDRVELSANQLRTAGPIVRTLLAKQVVHGIVWDGWADNEKHVQSHAGVIDSLGAPRPMLDYFERLRHELLA
- a CDS encoding SMP-30/gluconolactonase/LRE family protein → MLLALASVTVATAQDDAAEEVKPTGKVELVQDGFAFTEGPAWEPKSKSLLFTDIPNTAIHRLAPDGSITLFTGDSKHTNGILIPADGRILACQMDGQVVRYDDDANATVLASQYNGKRFNAPNDLTVDDDGGIYFTDPLFRAPTPLPQTVQAVYYIAADDTVSRVTEGLAAPNGIGMSPDRKRLYVCPSGQAEMLVYDVTGPGKLSAPKTFCTLQQPEGKSGTGADGIALDVNGNVYITTHIGVQIYSPAGKQIGVVAFPEQPANVCFGGDDWKTMFVTARTGLYRVTMPIPGMH
- a CDS encoding dihydrodipicolinate synthase family protein; translated protein: MLTSSFDPDHLSESVFAVPPLARDSEGEVSTSENAKLIRFLEDGGIRSLLYGGNAVFYHMRLSEYAKTLTMLSETAGDQTSVVPSIGPAYGLAVDQVDILREYDFATAMLLPARDVVDQQGVATGIRHLAERYGKPLVLYLKFDRWLDAKWVDALHRDGLISWIKYAVVRDDPSQDDYLNKIRDVFPSSRMVSGIGEQPAIVHLRDFGITGFTSGCVCVAPARSMEMLRAIQTGDYETAESIRQWFLPLEDLRNMYSPIRVLHHAVAEAGIAATGPLLPMLSDLDESLVSKIRDAVAGMTVG
- a CDS encoding gamma carbonic anhydrase family protein, which encodes MSLSIRTFRGITPSLGQRVYVDPAATVIGDVALGDDASVWPGAVIRGDLKPIRIGDRTNVQDNAVLHTTHNSEFNPGGWPLTIGDDVVIGHRAILHGCTVGNRVLIGNGAVVNDAAVIHDEVIVGAGCIVPPGKTLESGFVYVGNPCRQLRPITEPETRFFLYSPANYVKLKNQYLAEAEGQAWK